The genomic stretch GTCGTCGCAAGAAAACCGACTAAGATTTCTCAGCCAACTTGAGAAGGACGCCCCGTCATCCTAAGGATGCGGGGCGTTCGTATTTTAGGAGCCCGGATTGCATCAGAAAATCGATCTCGAACAATTGTGCGCCGACAAGGGTTTGCGGATCACCGAGCAGCGCCGTGTGATTGCCCAGGTGCTGTCGGACAGCGACGATCATCCCGACGTCGAGCTGCTGCACCAGCGCGCCTCTGCCATCGATCCGAAGATTTCGATCGCGACGGTGTACCGTACCGTCCGCCTGTTTGAAGAAGCGGGCATCCTGGACCGTCACGATTTCGGCGACGGGCGCGCCCGTTATGAAGCTGCGCCCGAGGCACATCACGACCACCTGATCGATGTCGAAACCGGCAAGGTCGTCGAATTCGTCGATCCCGAGCTGGAATCGCTCCAGCGGCAGATCGCAGAGAAGCTCGGCTATCGCCTGGTGGACCACCGGATGGAGCTTTATGGCGTCCGCCTCGACCGCCCCGATAAGTGAGCGCGCCCGCCGCCGGGCGGAAAATTATGGCCGCAAGCGCATGGCCGCCATGCGGGGGGAAAAAGTCCCGCTCACCGTTCCAGGGCGGATCCGATTTGCTCTCCGCCTGAGCGCAATCGTGGTCCTGCTGCTGGTTTTGGTGCCGCTGCACTACCTCTACCGCGTCTTCGCCTACGGCTCCCCCTTCCCCATGCTGTTCCTGCGCTACACGGCGCGGATCGTCGGGGCACGGGTAAAGACGGCAGGCACGCCGCTGCGGCGCGACGTTTTCTTCATCTCGAACCATATCTCATGGATCGACATTCTCGCGCTTGCCGGTGCGAGCGGCACCGCCTTCGTCGCAAAGTACGAATTGTCGCAAGTGCCGGTAATCGGCTGGCTTTGCCGCCTGAACCGCACGGTATTCGTGAAGCGCGAGAACCGCATGGGCGTCGCCGAACAGATCAATGCGCTGAAAGAGGCGCTGCAGGACAACTGGTCGGTCACCGTCTTTCCCGAAGGCACTGTCACAGACGGGCACTCGCTCCTGCCATTCAAGAGCTCGATGCTTTCGGTGCTGGAACCGCCCCCGCCCGGCGTCATGGTCCAGCCGGTGATGATCGACTATGGCGACGTTGCAGAGGACGTTGCCTGGGTCGGAGAGGAATCTGGCGGCCACAACGCCATGCGCGTGATGGCTCGCAAGGGCACATTCGAACTGCGGATAAACTTCCTCGAACCGTTCAGCCCGGTCGAATATCGCGGGCGCAAGGCGATTGCGATGAAAGCGCGCGAGGAAATCGAAGCGGCGCTGGTCGAGACGCTCGGCAAACCCTTGCGCGATTTCCAGCACACGGTCGAGGCGATCCGTTACACCCCGCCGCCAGAGGAAAGCTTCCCTGTCGAGTAAAGCGCTGGGCTTACAGCCCCGCGCTTACCAGCCAGTCGTGAAACAGGCGGACGGGCCGTTCTTCGAGCGCTGTCGGCTTGCAGACGAACCAGTAGCTGTAGGGGCTTTCGACCTCGACCCCGAAAAGGTCGGTCAAACGATTGTCGTCAGCGCGTCGCATATGGTCGTCATGCATGATCGCGATGCCTAGGCCCTGACCCGCCGCAGCGAGCATCAACTGCCCTGAATCGTAATGGTCGATCGCAGCCGGCTCCAGATCCTCGATATTGAGCGCGCGTTTCCACGCCTCGAAACTTTCCGGAAATTCGTTGTGGATCAGGAAAGTCTGCTTAGCGAGGATTTCCTTGTCCACCTCGCTCCCGATCATCTGCGCCATGTCGAGGTTGCAGATCGCGTGAACCATGTTGTGATCGAGCCGGACCGCATGCAATCCGCGCCCCGGTCCGCGCGACAGGATTATCGCGGCGTCGAGCGTGTCCCCCACCCGGTCTTCGAGGTGTGGGCCTGTATCGATATCGATGTGCAGCAACGGATGACGTTTCCGCAGTTCGCCAAGGCGCGGAAACAGGCGCTGGCTGCCGAACAGGGGCAGGACGCCCAGATGCAGGCGCAGCAGAGAGATGTTTTCCGACTGGCTTTCGACCGCGCGTGCGAGCGCTTCGAAATGCGGGTTCACCGTTTCGTAGAACGCCTGCCCTTCATCGGTAAGCTGCATCGACTGCCGCGCACGCGTGAACAGCTTCTTGCCCACGAATTCTTCGAGATTGCTGATCCGGCGAGACAAAGCCGAAGGGCTGAGCCCGATTTCCTCGGCAGCCGCACGGGCAGATCCGAGCCTGACGGTGCGCATGAAGGCTTCGAGCGCGCGGAGCGGGGGAAGTCGTCTGGTCGCCATGAGGCAATTCCTTGCGGCGTCATGCCCGCAATGTCGAGCCTATTTGTTGCAGAAATCGAAACCAACCGAAGCGAAAGTCAGCCCTCGATTGCTTCTTCTTCAATCTCCGGCGAGTGCAATCGCAGCCTGGTAACATGCGTTTCGTCACCAGCCGTCACCTCGATCCGCCATCCGCTGGGATGTTCGACGATGGTACCGACAGGGGGTACCTGCTCTGCCAGCACGAAGGTGAGGCCGCCCAGCGTGTCGACCGATTCCTCTACATCGGCAAGGCGCGGGTCGACCATGTCGGCCACGTCATCGAGTTCGGCCCGCGCGTCGCAATCCCACATGCCGTCGCCGATCGCGACGATAAGTTCTTCCGGCGCATCGTCATGCTCGTCCTCGATCTCGCCGACGATTTCCTCGACCAGGTCTTCAATCGTGATGATCCCGTCGGTGCCCGAAAATTCGTCGAGCACGATGGCAAGGTGGGTCCGGCGCGAACGCATGTCCGCCAGCACGTCGAGCGCCCCTCGTACCTGCGGAACGTAGAGCGGCTGGCGCATCAGCGTGGTCCAGTCCTTTGGCGGCGGCTTGCGCTCTGCCAGGAACGGAAAAACGTCCTTGATGTGGATCATGCCGATCACTTCGTCGAGTGTGCCGCGATAGACCGGCAGGCGCGAGTGTCCGTGTTCGCTGAAGGTTGCAACCAGTTCGTCCCAACTGATCGAGGCATCGACGGCGATGATTTCACCGCGCGGCACGGCAACATCGTCAGCATCGTGTTCGCTGAAGTGTAGCAGGTTGCGCAGCATCTGCCGCTCTACCGGCGACAGGTCGCCATCATCGGTGCTGGTTGTTTCCGTTTCGCCGTTTTCGTCCTCGTGCTCGTCGATAGCCTCTTCGAGCTGGGCACGCAGCGAACGATCGCCGTCACCGGCTTTCAGGAATTTGCGGATGGCGGGCCACAGCCCGCTGCTACTTTCCGCCTCTCCGGCGGGGGATTGGGAATCGGGCATGGCCCTGCGTGGCTACTCCTTTAAGTCACGGTCACCATATGGGTCCGCGATACCCAGTTTGGCAAGCGCTGCGATTTCCAGCGCCTCCATTGCTTCTGCCTCTGCGTCATTGTCGACATGGTCGTGGCCGGCAAGGTGCAGCATGCCATGCACGATCAGGTGGGTGGCATGGGCATCGAGAGCGATACCCTTTTCTGCTGCCTCGCGCGCGCAGGTTTCATGGGCGAGCGCGATATCGCCGAGCATTTCCGGCGGCCCTTCGTCGGGGTCGAGATGCACCAGGTCCACGCGTTCGAGCATCGGGAAACTCAGGACATTGGTCGGCTTGTCCCTCTCGCGCCATTCGCGATTGAGCACATGCACCTCGGCGTCACTGGTAAACAGGAGGCTGGCGACAAGGCGCGGATTCGCCAGCGCTGGCTCGACGGAAGCGGCCGCTTCTACAGCGCGCGCTGCGAGCGCTTCCCAATCGCCTTCGGGCCAATCTTCGATGTCGACGTCCAGTTGCATGCCTAGTCCGTTTGAATGTTCTGCAGCGCGACGCCAACGCATGTAGGGTCGGCGCCGCGATTGATCATCGGTCCCCATCGCGCGGTCAACTCGATCCGGTCATAGCAGATCCTGGTGTCGCCCGGTTCCGCATAGACCAGCAGCGCTGCGTAACTCCAGCTTGAGAGCATCAGTACAGCAAGGGCAATCCGCCAGATCGCTCGAACGTTCTTGTTCACGGCTCGCCAGGCGAAGAATGCGACCGAACAGAACCAGTAGAGCGAAAGCCCGAGAAACCAGATTTCCAGTTCATGGAATGCAAGGACGAGGAAGATCAGCGGCGCACCGAAGATCAGCGCATATTTGCCGAACCAGATCGGCCCCCACCGCGTCGTAAAACTGTCGGGATGACGCATTTTGATCTTACGAGATCGGACCCTCATATGCCTCGACGATGCGGCCCACGATCGGGTGGCGGACGACATCGGCAGCGGTGAAGCGCGTCACTGCTATCCCTTCAACGCCTTCGAGCTTTTCGACAGCATCGGCCAGCCCGCTCATCCGGTCGCCACCTGGAATATCGACCTGGCGCGGGTCTCCGCACACCACCATGCGGCTGTTCTGACCAAAGCGGGTGAG from Altererythrobacter epoxidivorans encodes the following:
- a CDS encoding lysophospholipid acyltransferase family protein codes for the protein MASASTAPISERARRRAENYGRKRMAAMRGEKVPLTVPGRIRFALRLSAIVVLLLVLVPLHYLYRVFAYGSPFPMLFLRYTARIVGARVKTAGTPLRRDVFFISNHISWIDILALAGASGTAFVAKYELSQVPVIGWLCRLNRTVFVKRENRMGVAEQINALKEALQDNWSVTVFPEGTVTDGHSLLPFKSSMLSVLEPPPPGVMVQPVMIDYGDVAEDVAWVGEESGGHNAMRVMARKGTFELRINFLEPFSPVEYRGRKAIAMKAREEIEAALVETLGKPLRDFQHTVEAIRYTPPPEESFPVE
- a CDS encoding hemolysin family protein; this translates as MPDSQSPAGEAESSSGLWPAIRKFLKAGDGDRSLRAQLEEAIDEHEDENGETETTSTDDGDLSPVERQMLRNLLHFSEHDADDVAVPRGEIIAVDASISWDELVATFSEHGHSRLPVYRGTLDEVIGMIHIKDVFPFLAERKPPPKDWTTLMRQPLYVPQVRGALDVLADMRSRRTHLAIVLDEFSGTDGIITIEDLVEEIVGEIEDEHDDAPEELIVAIGDGMWDCDARAELDDVADMVDPRLADVEESVDTLGGLTFVLAEQVPPVGTIVEHPSGWRIEVTAGDETHVTRLRLHSPEIEEEAIEG
- a CDS encoding LysR substrate-binding domain-containing protein, translated to MATRRLPPLRALEAFMRTVRLGSARAAAEEIGLSPSALSRRISNLEEFVGKKLFTRARQSMQLTDEGQAFYETVNPHFEALARAVESQSENISLLRLHLGVLPLFGSQRLFPRLGELRKRHPLLHIDIDTGPHLEDRVGDTLDAAIILSRGPGRGLHAVRLDHNMVHAICNLDMAQMIGSEVDKEILAKQTFLIHNEFPESFEAWKRALNIEDLEPAAIDHYDSGQLMLAAAGQGLGIAIMHDDHMRRADDNRLTDLFGVEVESPYSYWFVCKPTALEERPVRLFHDWLVSAGL
- the ybeY gene encoding rRNA maturation RNase YbeY yields the protein MQLDVDIEDWPEGDWEALAARAVEAAASVEPALANPRLVASLLFTSDAEVHVLNREWRERDKPTNVLSFPMLERVDLVHLDPDEGPPEMLGDIALAHETCAREAAEKGIALDAHATHLIVHGMLHLAGHDHVDNDAEAEAMEALEIAALAKLGIADPYGDRDLKE
- a CDS encoding Fur family transcriptional regulator; this encodes MHQKIDLEQLCADKGLRITEQRRVIAQVLSDSDDHPDVELLHQRASAIDPKISIATVYRTVRLFEEAGILDRHDFGDGRARYEAAPEAHHDHLIDVETGKVVEFVDPELESLQRQIAEKLGYRLVDHRMELYGVRLDRPDK